In Castor canadensis chromosome 11, mCasCan1.hap1v2, whole genome shotgun sequence, a single genomic region encodes these proteins:
- the Cyb5d1 gene encoding cytochrome b5 domain-containing protein 1 isoform X3 — protein sequence MLRRGLVAGPDFEGFQRRYFTPAEVAEHNKPEDLWVSYLDSVYDLTPLAQEYKGNLLLKPIMEVAGQDISHWFDPKTRDIRKHIDPLTGCLRYRIPRGRFVHVPPQLPRSDWANDFGKPWWKGSNYEVGRLSAKTRNIRIINTLTSQEHTLEVPGVWIYLPTLPLKRSDLGQDFFVCVWC from the exons ATGCTGCGCCGGGGCCTAGTGGCTGGGCCAGACTTTGAGGGTTTCCAGCGTCGTTATTTCACGCCAGCGGAGGTGGCTGAACATAACAAGCCTGAAGAtctttgggtgtcttacctggATTCCGTGTACGATCTAACGCCGCTGGCACAGGAGTACAAGG GGAACTTGCTGCTGAAACCCATCATGGAAGTTGCAGGCCAGGACATCAGCCACTGGTTTGATCCAAAGACCAGAGAC ATTCGCAAGCACATAGATCCGCTGACTGGTTGCCTGAGGTACCGCATTCCGCGGGGCCGCTTCGTGCATGTCCCGCCACAGCTGCCTCGTTCCGACTGGGCCAATGATTTCGGAAAGCCCTGGTGGAAGGGGTCGAATTACGAGGTGGGGCGGCTGTCTGCTAAAACTCGAAACATCCGCATCATTAACACGCTCACATCGCAGGAGCACACACTGGAG gTACCAGGAGTTTGGATTTATCTTCCCACTTTACCTCTGAAGAGGTCTGACCTTGGgcaagatttttttgtgtgtgtatggtgctag
- the Cyb5d1 gene encoding cytochrome b5 domain-containing protein 1 isoform X1 codes for MLRRGLVAGPDFEGFQRRYFTPAEVAEHNKPEDLWVSYLDSVYDLTPLAQEYKGNLLLKPIMEVAGQDISHWFDPKTRDIRKHIDPLTGCLRYRIPRGRFVHVPPQLPRSDWANDFGKPWWKGSNYEVGRLSAKTRNIRIINTLTSQEHTLEVGALESMWEILHRYLPYNAHAASYTWKYEGKNLNMDYTLEENGIRDEEEEFDYLNMDSALHIPAILLYFNDDLTEL; via the exons ATGCTGCGCCGGGGCCTAGTGGCTGGGCCAGACTTTGAGGGTTTCCAGCGTCGTTATTTCACGCCAGCGGAGGTGGCTGAACATAACAAGCCTGAAGAtctttgggtgtcttacctggATTCCGTGTACGATCTAACGCCGCTGGCACAGGAGTACAAGG GGAACTTGCTGCTGAAACCCATCATGGAAGTTGCAGGCCAGGACATCAGCCACTGGTTTGATCCAAAGACCAGAGAC ATTCGCAAGCACATAGATCCGCTGACTGGTTGCCTGAGGTACCGCATTCCGCGGGGCCGCTTCGTGCATGTCCCGCCACAGCTGCCTCGTTCCGACTGGGCCAATGATTTCGGAAAGCCCTGGTGGAAGGGGTCGAATTACGAGGTGGGGCGGCTGTCTGCTAAAACTCGAAACATCCGCATCATTAACACGCTCACATCGCAGGAGCACACACTGGAG GTGGGGGCTCTGGAGTCAATGTGGGAAATCCTACACCGCTATCTCCCCTATAATGCACATGCTGCCAGCTATACGTGGAAGTATGAAGGGAAGAACCTGAACATGGATTATACCCTGGAAGAGAATGGGATCCGGGATGAGGAGGAAGAATTTGACTATCTCAATATGGACAGTGCACTCCATATACCTGCAATACTGCTCTATTTCAATGATGACCTCACAGAGCTATAG
- the Cyb5d1 gene encoding cytochrome b5 domain-containing protein 1 isoform X4 translates to MLRRGLVAGPDFEGFQRRYFTPAEVAEHNKPEDLWVSYLDSVYDLTPLAQEYKGNLLLKPIMEVAGQDISHWFDPKTRDIRKHIDPLTGCLRYRIPRGRFVHVPPQLPRSDWANDFGKPWWKGSNYEVGRLSAKTRNIRIINTLTSQEHTLEGVPEHCRSRGASNYI, encoded by the exons ATGCTGCGCCGGGGCCTAGTGGCTGGGCCAGACTTTGAGGGTTTCCAGCGTCGTTATTTCACGCCAGCGGAGGTGGCTGAACATAACAAGCCTGAAGAtctttgggtgtcttacctggATTCCGTGTACGATCTAACGCCGCTGGCACAGGAGTACAAGG GGAACTTGCTGCTGAAACCCATCATGGAAGTTGCAGGCCAGGACATCAGCCACTGGTTTGATCCAAAGACCAGAGAC ATTCGCAAGCACATAGATCCGCTGACTGGTTGCCTGAGGTACCGCATTCCGCGGGGCCGCTTCGTGCATGTCCCGCCACAGCTGCCTCGTTCCGACTGGGCCAATGATTTCGGAAAGCCCTGGTGGAAGGGGTCGAATTACGAGGTGGGGCGGCTGTCTGCTAAAACTCGAAACATCCGCATCATTAACACGCTCACATCGCAGGAGCACACACTGGAG
- the Naa38 gene encoding N-alpha-acetyltransferase 38, NatC auxiliary subunit: MAGAGPTMLLREENGCCSRRQSSSSTGDSDREREDSPAARARQQLEALLNKTMRIRMTDGRTLVGCFLCTDRDCNVILGSAQEFLKPSDSFSAGEPRVLGLAMVPGHHIVSIEVQRESLAGPPYL, from the exons ATGGCCGGAGCTGGGCCGACCATGCTGCTACGAGAAGAGAATGGCTGTTGCAGTCGGCGTCAAAGCAGCTCCAGCACCGGG GACTCGGACAGGGAGCGCGAAGACTCGCCGGCTGCGCGTGCCAGACAGCAACTGGAGGCGCTGCTCAACAAGACTATGCGCATTCGCATGACAGACGGGCGGACACTGGTCGGCTGCTTCCTCTGCACCGACCGCGACTGCAATGTCATCCTGGGCTCTGCACAGGAATTCCTCAAGCCGTCGG ATTCCTTCTCTGCGGGGGAACCCCGTGTGCTGGGCCTGGCCATGGTACCGGGACATCACATCGTTTCTATTGAGGTGCAAAGGGAGAGCCTGGCAGGGCCTCCGTATCTCTGA
- the Tmem88 gene encoding transmembrane protein 88, translated as MADVSGAQRPVLGGGPEPRDPLDCWACAVLVTAQNLLVAAFNLLLLALVLGTILLPAVTMLGFGFLCHSQFLRSQAPPCTAHLRDPGFTALLVTGFLLLVPLLVLALASYRRLCLRLRLADCLVPYSRALYRRRRAPQPRQARASPGSQAVPTPGKVWV; from the exons ATGGCGGATGTATCTGGAGCACAGCGACCGGTTCTCGGAGGCGGCCCAGAGCCCCGGGATCCTCTAGATTGCTGGGCCTGTGCTGTGCTAGTAACAGCCCAGAACCTGCTGGTGGCAGCCTTCAATCTTCTTCTGCTGGCGCTAGTGCTGGGGACCATCTTGTTACCCGCTGTCACCATGCTGGGCTTCGGCTTCCTCTGCCACTCTCAG TTCCTACGCTCCCAGGCACCCCCTTGCACCGCGCACCTGCGAGACCCGGGCTTCACGGCCCTGCTGGTCACCGGATTCCTTCTCCTCGTGCCACTCCTCGTGCTTGCCCTGGCCAGCTACCGCCGCCTCTGCCTGCGCCTTCGCCTCGCTGACTGCCTCGTGCCGTACAGCCGAGCCCTCTATAGACGCCGGCGTGCCCCGCAGCCGAGGCAAGCCCGGGCCTCACCAGGTTCCCAAGCCGTTCCCACACCAGGAAAGGTCTGGGTCTGA
- the Kdm6b gene encoding LOW QUALITY PROTEIN: lysine-specific demethylase 6B (The sequence of the model RefSeq protein was modified relative to this genomic sequence to represent the inferred CDS: inserted 1 base in 1 codon) — translation MHRAVDPPGARTAREAFALGGLSCAGAWSSCPPHPPPRSAWLPGGRCSTSIGQPPLPAPLPPSHGSSSGHPTKPYYASGTPTPRPLHGKLESLHGCVQALLREPAQPGLWEQLGQLYESEHDSEEAIRCYHSALRYGGSFAELGPRVGRLQQAQLWNFHAGSCQHRAKVLPPLEQVWNLLHLEHKRNYGAKRGGPPVKRAAEPPMVQPMPPAVLSVPSGEEGLSPGGKRRRGCSSEQTGLPPGLPLPPPPFPPPPPPPLPGLPTSPPFQLTKPGLWNTLHGDAWGPDRKGSAPPERQEQRHSLPHPYPYPAPTYTAHPPNHPSHRLVPAAPPGLGPRPPGAESHGCLPATRPPGSDLRESRVQRSRMDSSVSPAATTTCVPYAPPRPPGLPGTTSSSSSSSSSSSSSTGLRGMELSPPGTDHYQTPALEVAPHHGRLGPSTHSSRKPFLGAPAATAHLSLPPGSPSLSPPPCPRLLRPPPPPAWMKGPACRAAREDGEILEELFYGTEGSPRPPPPPLPHREGFLGPPAPRFSVGTQDSHTPPAPPTTSSSSSSSNNGSHSSSPTGPVPFPPPPYLARSMDSLPRPPSPTMNPQDPPLAPLTLALPPAPPSSCHQNTSGSFRRSESPRPRVSFPKTPEVGPGPPPGPLSKAPQPVPPGVRELPARGPRLFDFPPTPLEDQFEEPAEFKILPDGLANIMKMLDESIRKEEEQQQQEAGVVPPPPLKEPFASLQPPFPSDTAPTTTAAATAVTTTTTTTQEEEKKPPPPALPPPPPLAKFPPPPQPQPPPPPPPPPASPASLLKSLASVLEGQKYCYRGTGAAVSSRPGPLPATQYSPGPPSGATALPPTSVSPRTQGSPQPSASSSSQFSTSGGPWARELRAGEEPAPGPATPTQLPPPLPTPLARSESEVLEEISRACETLVERVGRSAVDLADPVDTTDSVDSGTERILPPALAKEESGVVATGPGSGKRRQKEHQREHRRHRRACKDSVGRRPHEGRAKAKAKAPKEKSRRVLGNLDLQSEEIQGREKARPDLGGASKVKPPTAPAPPPAPAPSAQPVSPAAPVPGKKAREEAPGPPGVSRADMLKLRSLSEGPPKELKIRLIKVESGDKETFIASEVEERRLRMADLTISHCAADVVRASKNAKVKGKFRESYLSPAQSVKPKINTEEKLPREKLNPPTPSIYLESKRDAFSPVLLQFCTDPRNPITVIRGLAGSLRLNLGLFSTKTLVEASGEHTVEVRTQVQQPSDENWDLTGTRQIWPCESSRSHTTIAKYAQYQASSFQESLQEEKESEDEESEEPDSTTGTSPSSAPDPKNHHIIKFGTNIDLSDAKRWKPQLQELLKLPAFMRVTSTGNMLSHVGHTILGMNTVQLYMKVPGSRTPGHQENNNFCSVNINIGPGDCEWFAVHEHYWETISAFCDRHGVDYLTGSWWPILDDLYASNIPVYRFVQRPGDLVWINAGTVHWVQATGWCNNIAWNVGPLTAYQYQLALERYEWNEVKNVKSIVPMIHVSWNVARTVKISDPDLFKMIKFCLLQSMKHCQVQRESLVRAGKKIAYQGRVKDEPAYYCNECDVEVFNILFVTSENGSRNTYLVHCEGCARRRSAGLQGVVVLEQYRTEELAQAYDAFTLVSAGQARGSAXVSRGGGLQPAEPAEPPSAFSPQAPASTSR, via the exons ATGCATCGGGCAGTGGACCCTCCAGGGGCCCGCACTGCACGGGAAGCCTTTGCCCTTGGGGGCCTGAGCTGTGCTGGGGCTTGGAGCTCCTGCCCTCCCCATCCTCCACCTCGTAGTGCATGGCTGCCTGGAGGCAG ATGCTCAACCAGCATTGGGCAGCCCCCACTCCCTGCTCCCTTACCCCCTTCACATGGCAGTAGCTCTGGGCACCCCACCAAACCATATTATGCTTCAGG GACGCCCACCCCAAGACCCCTCCATGGGAAGTTGGAATCCCTGCATGGCTGTGTGCAGGCATTGCTCCGGGAGCCGGCACAGCCAGGGCTGTGGGAACAGCTTGGACAGTTGTATGAGTCAGAGCATGACAGTGAGGAGGCCATACGCTGCTACCACAGCGCCCTTCGATACGGAGGAAGCTTTGCTGAGCTGGGGCCCCGCGTTGGCCGACTGCAGCAG GCTCAGCTCTGGAACTTTCATGCTGGCTCCTGCCAGCACCGAGCCAAGGTCCTGCCTCCCCTGGAACAAGTGTGGAACTTGCTACATCTTGAG CACAAGCGGAACTATGGGGCTAAGCGAGGGGGTCCCCCGGTGAAGCGAGCTGCTGAACCCCCAATGGTTCAGCCTATGCCTCCGGCAGTACTCTCAGTCCCCTCGGGTGAGGAGGGCCTCAGCCCGGGAGGCAAGCGCAGGAGAGGCTGCAGCTCTGAGCAG ACTGGCCTTCCCCCAGGGCTGCCACTCCCACCGCCTCCATTCCCACCGCCTCCGCCACCACCCTTGCCTGGCCTCCCTACCAGTCCCCCATTTCAGCTGACCAAGCCAGGACTGTGGAATACCCTGCATGGAGATGCCTGGGGCCCCGACCGCAAGGGTTCAGCACCCCCAGAGCGCCAG GAGCAGCGGCACTCGCTGCCTCACCCATATCCATACCCAGCTCCAACCTACACTGCGCATCCCCCCAACCACCCCAGCCACCGGCTCGTCCCGGCCGCACCCCCAGGCTTGGGCCCCCGCCCCCCAGGAGCAGAGAGCCATGGCTGCCTGCCTGCCACCCGTCCCCCCGGAAGTGACCTTAGAGAGAGCAGAGTTCAGAGGTCGCGGATGGACTCCAGTGTTTCACCAGCAGCAACTACCACCTGCGTGCCTTATGCCCCTCCCCGGCCTCCTGGCCTCCCTGgcaccaccagcagcagcagcagcagcagcagcagcagcagcagcagtacgGGTCTCCGGGGCATGGAACTGAGCCCA CCTGGCACGGACCATTACCAAACTCCCGCCCTGGAGGTGGCCCCCCATCACGGCCGCCTGGGGCCCTCCACACACAGCAGTCGGAAACCATTCTTGGGGGCTCCTGCTGCCACTGCTCACCTTTCCTTGCCACCTGGGTCCCCCTCACTTTCTCCACCCCCCTGTCCCCGCCTCTTACGCCCCCCGCCACCCCCTGCTTGGATGAAGGGCCCTGCCTGTCGGGCAGCCCGAGAGGATGGAGAGATCTTAGAGGAGCTCTTCTATGGGACTGAGGGATCCCCCCGGCCTCCTCCCCCACCACTCCCCCACCGCGAGGGCTTCTTGGGGCCTCCGGCCCCCCGCTTTTCTGTGGGCACTCAGGATTCGCAtacccctcccgctcccccaaccaccagcagtagcagcagcagcagcaacaatgGCAGCCACAGCAGTAGCCCTACTGGGCCTGtgcccttccccccacctccttatCTGGCAAGAAGTATGGACTCCCTTCCCCGGCCACCTAGCCCAACAATGAACCCCCAGGACCCTCCTCTTGCACCCCTAACTCTTgccctgcctccagcccctccctcctcctgccacCAAAATACCTCAGGAAGCTTCAGGCGCTCGGAGAGCCCCCGGCCCAGGGTCTCCTTCCCAAAGACCCCCGAGGTGGGGCCGGGGCCACCCCCAGGCCCCCTGAGTAAAGCTCCCCAGCCTGTGCCGCCTGGGGTAAGGGAGCTGCCTGCCCGAGGCCCTCGACTCTTTGATTTTCCCCCAACCCCGCTGGAGGACCAGTTTGAAGAGCCAGCTGAATTCAAGATCTTACCTGATGGGCTGGCTAACATCATGAAGATGCTGGATGAATCTATCCGAAAGGAGGAAGAGCAGCAGCAACAGGAGGCAGGCGTGGTTCCCCCGCCCCCACTGAAGGAGCCCTTTGCATCTCTACAGCCTCCATTTCCCAGTGACACAGCCCCAACCACCACTGCTGCTGCCACAGCtgtcaccactaccaccaccaccacccaggaagaggagaagaagccACCACCACCAGCCCTACCGCCACCACCGCCTCTAGCCAAGTTCCCTCCAcctccacagccacagccacctccacccccaccacctccaccagCCAGCCCAGCCAGCCTGCTCAAATCCTTGGCCTCCGTACTGGAGGGGCAGAAGTACTGTTATCGTGGGACTGGAGCAGCTGTTTCCTCCCGGCCTGGGCCCTTGCCTGCCACTCAGTATTCCCCTGGTCCCCCATCAGGTGCTACCGCCCTCCCCCCTACTTCAGTGTCCCCTAGAACCCAGGGCTCCCCGCAGCCCTCTGCTTCCTCGTCATCTCAGTTCTCTACCTCAGGTGGGCCCTGGGCCCGGGAGCTCAGGGCAGGTGAAGAGCCAGCCCCAGGCCCTGCAACCCCCACTCAGCTGCCCCCACCCCTACCAACGCCCCTTGCTCGTTCTGAGTCTGAGGTGCTAGAAGAGATCAGTCGGGCTTGTGAGACCCTTGTAGAGCGGGTGGGCCGGAGTGCTGTTGACCTGGCAGACCCAGTGGACACAACAGACTCGGTGGATAGTGGGACTGAGCGGATACTGCCTCCTGCACTGGCCAAGGAGGAGAGTGGTGTGGTGGCCACAGGGCCCGGCAGTGGTAAGCGGCGGCAGAAGGAACACCAGAGGGAACACCGGCGGCACAGGCGGGCATGTAAGGACAGTGTAGGTCGCCGACCCCATGAGGGGAGAGCCAAGGCCAAGGCCAAAGCCCCCAAAGAAAAGAGCCGCAGGGTGCTAGGGAACCTGGACCTGCAGAGCGAGGAGATCCAGGGTCGGGAGAAGGCCCGTCCTGACCTAGGTGGGGCTTCCAAGGTCAAGCCACCCACAGCTCCAGCTCCTCCGCCAGCTCCTGCACCTTCTGCCCAGCCTGTGTCCCCAGCTGCCCCTGTCCCTGGGAAGAAGGCTCGAGAGGAAGCTCCAGGGCCCCCAGGTGTTAGCCGAGCTGACATGCTAAAGCTTCGCTCACTTAGTGAGGGGCCTCCCAAGGAGCTGAAGATTCGCCTCATCAAGGTAGAGAGTGGTGACAAGGAGACCTTTATCGCCTCTGAGGTGGAAGAGCGGAGACTGCGCATGGCAGACCTCACCATCAGCCACTGTGCTGCTGATGTTGTGCGTGCCAGCAA GAATGCCAAGGTGAAAGGAAAGTTTCGAGAGTCCTATCTTTCCCCTGCCCAGTCTGTGAAACCGAAGATCAACACTGAGGAGAAACTACCCCGGGAAAAACTCAACCCCCCTACGCCCAGCATCTAT CTTGAGAGCAAACGGGATGCCTTCTCGCCAGTGCTGCTGCAGTTCTGTACAGACCCTCGAAATCCCATCACAGTGATCCGCGGCCTGGCAGGTTCCTTGCGGCTCA ACTTGGGCCTCTTTTCCACCAAGACCTTGGTGGAGGCAAGTGGTGAGCACACTGTGGAGGTGCGCACTCAGGTGCAGCAGCCCTCAGATGAGAATTGGGACCTGACGGGCACGAGACAGATCTGGCCCTGTGAGAGTTCCCGTTCCCACACTACCATTGCTAAGTACGCACAGTACCAGGCCTCATCCTTCCAGGAGTCACTGCAG gaggagaaagagagtgagGATGAGGAGTCAGAGGAGCCAGACAGCACCACAGGAACCTCTCCTAG CAGTGCACCAGACCCGAAGAACCATCACATCATCAAGTTTGGCACCAACATCGACCTGTCTGATGCCAAGCG GTGGAAGCCCCAGCTACAAGAGCTGCTGAAACTGCCCGCCTTTATGCGGGTAACATCCACGGGCAATATGCTCAGCCATGTGGGCCACACCATCCTGGGCATGAACACAGTACAGCTGTACATGAAGGTTCCTGGCAGCAGAACGCCAG GCCACCAAGAGAACAACAATTTCTGCTCTGTCAACATCAACATTGGCCCAGGGGACTGCGAGTGGTTTGCAGTGCATGAACACTACTGGGAGACCATCAGCGCCTTCTGTGATCG GCATGGAGTGGACTACTTGACCGGCTCCTGGTGGCCAATCCTAGATGACCTCTATGCTTCCAATATTCCTGTGTACCGCTTTGTGCAGCGGCCTGGAGACCTGGTGTGGATTAATGCGGGGACTGTGCATTGGGTGCAAGCCACCGGCTGGTGCAACAACATTGCCTGGAACGTGGGGCCCCTCACCG CCTATCAGTACCAGCTGGCCCTGGAACGATATGAGTGGAACGAGGTGAAGAACGTCAAATCCATTGTACCCATGATTCACGTGTCCTGGAACGTGGCTCGCACGGTCAAAATCAGCGACCCCGACTTGTTCAAGATGATCAA GTTCTGCCTCCTGCAGTCTATGAAGCACTGCCAGGTGCAGCGGGAGAGCCTGGTGCGGGCAGGGAAGAAAATCGCTTACCAGGGCCGGGTCAAGGACGAGCCCGCGTACTACTGCAATGAGTGCGAC GTGGAAGTGTTCAACATCCTGTTCGTGACCAGTGAGAACGGCAGCCGCAACACGTACCTGGTGCACTGCGAGGGCTGCGCACGGCGCCGCAGCGCGGGCCTACAGGGCGTGGTGGTGCTGGAGCAGTACCGCACGGAGGAGCTGGCGCAGGCCTACGACGCCTTCACGCTGGTGAGTGCCGGCCAGGCCAGGGGCTCTG TGGTGTCCAGAGGAGGGGGGCTCCAGCCTGCTGAGCCCGCTGAGCCCCCATCTGCTTTCTCCCCGCAGGCCCCCGCCAGTACGTCGCGATGA
- the LOC109693887 gene encoding uncharacterized protein, translated as MGRVCAHIKEQELTQRMDVTTHLGRLGLRCNALPPPTAAGSGQLKAWEKALVPTPFLSGKQPKSKPRKAAVELMEPEITAPPSPPGSVGGHGKQGHDVSDVRYTGLGRESSGIWLPSLAGLLLWQQGARTPKLGALLSTFPTVSPAPHALQALLQDTVTSHS; from the exons ATGGGCAGGGTTTGTGCGCATATCAAAGAGCAGGAATTAACGCAGAGAATGGACGTGACGACCCATCTGGGTCGTCTGGGGCTTCGTTGCAATGCCCTTCCCCCACCAACTGCAGCTGGGTCCGGGCAACTGAAAGCTTGGGAAAAGGCGCTGGTACCCACTCCCTTTCTCTCGGGGAAGCAACCTAAGTCAAAGCCTCGGAAGGCAGCCGTTGAGCTTATGGAGCCAGAAATCACAGCTCCGCCCAGCCCACCTGGGAGCGTGGGGGGCCATGGCAAACAG GGCCATGACGTCAGTGACGTCCGCTACACCGGATTGGGCAGAGAGAGTTCGGGAATCTGGCTCCCAAGCCTCGCAGGCTTGTTACTCTGGCAACAGG GTGCTCGTACCCCGAAATTAGGTGCCCTGCTCTCGACCTTCCCCACAGTTTCCCCAGCTCCCCACGCTCTCCAAGCCCTACTCCAAGACACGGTCACAAGCCACAGCTGA